DNA from Lentibacillus amyloliquefaciens:
CTTGTATCAGGCCAGAGTACGTTTATGGTTGAGATGCTTGAGGCGAATCATGCCCTCGCCAATGCCACTGAAAACAGCTTAATTCTGCTTGATGAAATTGGACGTGGAACAAGTACGTATGATGGGATGGCACTCGCCCAGGCGATTGTGGAACAGATTCATGATCACATTCATGCTAAAACGATATTTTCGACCCATTATCATGAATTGACAGCTTTGGAGGATTCTTTGGACCGGTTGAAAAATATTCATGTCAGGGCTGAGGAATATGACGGGAAAGTTGTTTTCCTTCATCAGGTAAAAGAAGGGGCAGCTGATCAAAGTTATGGCATTCATGTTGCCAAATTAGCCGACCTCCCCATATCACTGATTGACCGTGCCAGTTCAATTTTGGAACATTTGGAAAAGAAAGACCGGTCGACCATTGAAGATGCCGGTCAACTATCGTTTTTTGCAGAGGGTCGGCCGCAGATAAAAGAGAAGAAAGCACCGGCTGCACAATCTGAACATAAGCTGATCAAGGATTTGAAAACTATTAATCTGTTTGAGATGACACCGATGGATGCCATGAATGAATTATACCGGCTGCAAAAGCAGGCTAAAGAGTAATTGGGAAAGGACTGTTTTCATGGGAATCTTTCAAATGCCAGATGGACTTGCCAACAAAATAGCTGCGGGAGAAGTTGTTGAACGCCCGGCTTCCGTTGTTAAGGAACTGATAGAAAACAGTATTGATGCAGGCAGTACATGGATAAAAATGGAAGTTGAAGAAGCGGGATTAAAGCGAATAAAAGTGACTGATAATGGCCATGGCATGCCTGAAGATGATGCCGAACGCGCCTTTTTGCGCCATGCCACAAGCAAAATCCAAAACGAGACTGATTTATTCCGTGTGAATACATTGGGATTCCGTGGAGAAGCACTGGCAAGTATCGCAGCTGTAAGCAGATTGACAGTTAAAACATCCTTGGGAGAAAGTGCAGGCACATATTTGACCATTGAAGGCGGTGACGTAACTGCCCGGGAAAAAAGTGATGCACGACAAGGCACTGAAATCATTGTTGAAGATTTATTTTTCAACACACCGGCGCGTTTAAAATATATGAAAACGATCCACACTGAGCTGGGGCATATCACGGATCTCTTAAACCGTCTCGCTTTATCTCATCCGGAAATTCGGTTTGAGGCAATTCATAACGGCAAATCTCTGTTCAAGACGGCCGGAACCGGTGATCTGCTTCAAGTTATCAGTCAGGTTTATGGTATGAGTGTCGCAAGAAAAATGCTGCAGGTTAAGCATGAAACGCTGGATTTTTCCATTGAAGGGTATATCGCGAAACCAGAAGTCACAAGAGCTTCACGAAATTATATTTCGACGATTGTGAATGGAAGGTTTATAAAAAGTATGCAGTTGGCACAAGCCATAAACAGAGGTTACCATACACTATTGCCGATAGGTCGCTCTCCCATCGTTGTTTTAAAAATAGACATGGATCCTATATTAGTTGATGTGAATGTTCATCCAACCAAGCTGGAAGTTCGTTTCAGCAAGGATAAAGCATTATTTGAGGCAATTGAAAATACTATCCGTGACGCATTTAAACGAACGTCTCTGATACCTGAGATGGAACAGAAATATTCTGGCAAAAAAAATGAAAGTGTTCAGGGCAACCTGCAGTTTGGCGAAGCAGAGCAAAAGTCATCCACACGGATGGACCATACGCCACAAGTGCACCTGACACAGGTAAATGAAAACACCCCTGATATCGGCCATAATGGGCTATCTCCGGAGTCTGATCAGAAAAGGAGCAGAGATTACCCGATACAACAAACTGAGAACCCGGCTTATGACTCATTTGAAATGCCGGTAACTGATTACGATTCACAAACTGAAATCGAAAATCCGGGGGAACGTGTGCCTGTCATGTATCCGATTGGTCAGCTTCAAGGGACCTACATTTTAGCGCAGAATGAAAATGGCTTTTATATGGTTGATCAACATGCAGCACAAGAAAGGATAAAATTTGAACGATTCAGGAAAAAACTGGGCCAGACAGAAAATGAGCTGCAGGAGTTATTGATCCCATTAACATTTGATTTTTCCAAACAGGAATCGATTTTTATTGATCATCATGGTCAGGAGCTTGAAAAAGTTGGTCTGTTTTTTGAACCATTCGGCAATCAGACGTATATCATCCGCTCTCATCCGAACTGGTTTCCGAAAGGCTTTGAAGAAGAAGTAATCAGGGAAATGATTGAACAAATCATGAAGGATGAAAAAGTTGATGTCGAAAGAATCAGAGAAGATGCGGCTGCCCTCATGTCATGCAAACGGTCAATAAAAGCCAACCATCATTTGAATAACGATGATATGTTCACGTTGCTGCAAGCCCTGCGGAAATGCTCCGATCCTTTCACATGTCCGCACGGGCGTCCGGTTATCGTTCACTTTTCTTCCTATGAATTGGAAAAGATGTTTAAGCGGGTCATGTAATTAATTAAGCGCCGAAACCCTAATACGAAAGGGGATAGGCGCGTTTTTTAATCAGTATGACCACAATATGACCACAATCCTTGCTAAATGTCATTTTTGAAGGCATCTTCAAATCGGTTTGCTGAATCTTTTTGCATATTTGGGGTTACATGACTATATTTATCCATGGTCGTTTGGATATTGGTATGACCAAGACGCTCTGACACTATTTTTGGATGCTCACCCAGTTTCAGCATAATTGTTGCGTGTGTATGTCTTAAGTCATGAAATCGGATTCGCTTTGTTCCGGCCTTTTTGACATCGTATAGAAATAGCTTATGCACTGTATTTGGATTTAATGGTGATCCTGCAGAAGGGCTAATAATAAAATGAGAATCACTTAAATGGCTTCCGGTCAATAACATATTCTCCTTTTGATATGTCTGGTATTTCTGAAGTTCACTTAAAACCTCATCTGAAATGGATATAGACCGGATGGAATGCAATGTTTTAGGTTCGTGAGTAACAGTGCCTTTACCCGGAACATAATATAATGATCTTGATATGCTTATTGTACTATTTTTAAAATTAACATCAGACCATTTTAACCCAAGTAGTTCACCGCGTCTCATGCCGGTAAAAATGGCTAAAAAATAGAGCATGTATTTATGCCGCTTGGCATTTTCTTTAGTATAATCTAGAAAGGCTTTACACTCATCAACACTCCATGTGTCCATTTGTTTCCGCTTCCGAGATGGGGGAGAAACTTTTAATACTGGATTATTCTTAATGTACCCCCACGTTACGGCAGCATCTAATGAGTGTTTCATTATAGTGTGTAGATAGTTTATATATTCTGGAGTAATACCTTCTTCTGATAACTCATTATAATATTTGAGAAGCATTGGTGGTTTTATTTCTTTGATTCGGATAAATCCAAACTTTGGAATTATCCTTGAATATATGGCACTGGTATATCCTTTGTAGGTAGACTGCCTAACGTTTTGTTTTGCATAAACCTCAAGCCATTCGGTCAAAAAGTCGTTTAAAGTTATTTTATTTTCTTCGATGTATTCATCAGTGTCTAACTCCTGAATAATTTTAGTGGCCGCCAATTCAGCTTCTTTTGATGTGTTGAAGCCTCTTCTCGTAATTTGTTTTCTTTTTCCAGTTGAAGGATCTATTCCTCTGTCAATCGTAAATGCCCATGTATATCCTTTTTTATTTTTTGCCTTTACTTTTCGATAGTATGCCATAACTTACGCCTCCAAAAAATATATATCTTCAAGTATAAATCAACCTACTGTAGTAAATATTTTTGAAATTACCATTGGCTAATATCTTCTTTATATTTTATCTGAGCAATTATGTCTTGAATTTCATCATCGGTAGCACCATTCTTTTTAAATTCTTCAATAAGTTCTTTGAAATCGGGTTGCTCATAAAAGGGCAAATCACCGTATATATCAATTTCACCAGGGCTATAATCTTCTGTAGATTCATTGCCTTTTAAAAGTTCCTCAAAAAATAGCTCTCCGGTTATCTGTCTTTCATAGTGCAAGAGACGTTCATCCGCAAAGTCATGAGTAACGCCAAATCTTTCAGCAATCAAGTTTACAGCCTGATTTCGGTACTTAGGCATACTGAGTTCTAAAAGCATAAATGTTGGTACTGTGAAGTGCAGCGCAAAATTTCTTGCTTTAGCTTCTTGCATATGGCGAAAATCCTCCGGCATACCTAATTGGACACCAACATGTTGTAGCACATGACCTAATTCGTGTGTAAAAACTTCACGCTGCTTGCATTTATTTTGAAGGGGATCAATGAAAATGATCCCATCCGCTGATAGCGGTATCTTTTGATAACAGATGCTGATACCTAATCTTGTAGCAATGTCTTCTATCGAATGTTTAGGTTCCTTAATCCCAATTCTCCAGTATAGTTTTTGAATGGAATCTTCTAATGGAGTAGTGATGTACTTCAAACTATCCCCCCTTCATGGATTAGAACGTATGTTCTGTTTAATTGTATTATAAATGGTGTACAAATAGATGTACACCATTTACATAATTTTTTATGAATTCACCCGATTATCTTTACAGATTAATCTGTAGTAAGCAGGGCGTTTAATATTTCCATGTTATTAATATCTTGTATATTTAAAAAGCACATCAGTGTCATA
Protein-coding regions in this window:
- the mutL gene encoding DNA mismatch repair endonuclease MutL, encoding MGIFQMPDGLANKIAAGEVVERPASVVKELIENSIDAGSTWIKMEVEEAGLKRIKVTDNGHGMPEDDAERAFLRHATSKIQNETDLFRVNTLGFRGEALASIAAVSRLTVKTSLGESAGTYLTIEGGDVTAREKSDARQGTEIIVEDLFFNTPARLKYMKTIHTELGHITDLLNRLALSHPEIRFEAIHNGKSLFKTAGTGDLLQVISQVYGMSVARKMLQVKHETLDFSIEGYIAKPEVTRASRNYISTIVNGRFIKSMQLAQAINRGYHTLLPIGRSPIVVLKIDMDPILVDVNVHPTKLEVRFSKDKALFEAIENTIRDAFKRTSLIPEMEQKYSGKKNESVQGNLQFGEAEQKSSTRMDHTPQVHLTQVNENTPDIGHNGLSPESDQKRSRDYPIQQTENPAYDSFEMPVTDYDSQTEIENPGERVPVMYPIGQLQGTYILAQNENGFYMVDQHAAQERIKFERFRKKLGQTENELQELLIPLTFDFSKQESIFIDHHGQELEKVGLFFEPFGNQTYIIRSHPNWFPKGFEEEVIREMIEQIMKDEKVDVERIREDAAALMSCKRSIKANHHLNNDDMFTLLQALRKCSDPFTCPHGRPVIVHFSSYELEKMFKRVM
- a CDS encoding site-specific integrase; this encodes MAYYRKVKAKNKKGYTWAFTIDRGIDPSTGKRKQITRRGFNTSKEAELAATKIIQELDTDEYIEENKITLNDFLTEWLEVYAKQNVRQSTYKGYTSAIYSRIIPKFGFIRIKEIKPPMLLKYYNELSEEGITPEYINYLHTIMKHSLDAAVTWGYIKNNPVLKVSPPSRKRKQMDTWSVDECKAFLDYTKENAKRHKYMLYFLAIFTGMRRGELLGLKWSDVNFKNSTISISRSLYYVPGKGTVTHEPKTLHSIRSISISDEVLSELQKYQTYQKENMLLTGSHLSDSHFIISPSAGSPLNPNTVHKLFLYDVKKAGTKRIRFHDLRHTHATIMLKLGEHPKIVSERLGHTNIQTTMDKYSHVTPNMQKDSANRFEDAFKNDI
- a CDS encoding ImmA/IrrE family metallo-endopeptidase, whose translation is MKYITTPLEDSIQKLYWRIGIKEPKHSIEDIATRLGISICYQKIPLSADGIIFIDPLQNKCKQREVFTHELGHVLQHVGVQLGMPEDFRHMQEAKARNFALHFTVPTFMLLELSMPKYRNQAVNLIAERFGVTHDFADERLLHYERQITGELFFEELLKGNESTEDYSPGEIDIYGDLPFYEQPDFKELIEEFKKNGATDDEIQDIIAQIKYKEDISQW